A single region of the Eleginops maclovinus isolate JMC-PN-2008 ecotype Puerto Natales chromosome 16, JC_Emac_rtc_rv5, whole genome shotgun sequence genome encodes:
- the cnp gene encoding 2',3'-cyclic-nucleotide 3'-phosphodiesterase — protein MDTEMSGDVLTASESSKQEDTEMEKEIVSKLETTEEFTEPENPPAADEVTEQLAVNGHDKEVINLTETEELIVTENVALSEEKKEMATEDSMPREKSEMESVANLVAPPDPDESSEIVSEPHVALDAEPENIQLLPENDPEPVPVPVQTPLAESVPELEPEKLAESVSQAEPQEQTLSEPTALLLPPVHKQSPSKEENMSEQVETETELQMTTTNGEEEVAEEEVVEKDVVAEPTKEVAEEKVAETVMVAEVSPEKPTEAVTLMKVAEPTKVVEEEKAAENVLVAEVPSEKPTEVVPLKEKSSAEIGSVKTSEAENEVKPEKTADTLKGAAAPDAAPDAAPDAAPDAAPAAAAAAGETSEKNEAEVQKEEDAVPVSGSLSFALLERQQTKDSMRTSRTLVVLRGLPGSGKSFLARAIADAYEDHCTLICADDHGIKPENPESSVDGYKALDEAVVACCNAGTTSSVLIVVDDTNHTQDRLARMGEIAEQHHLVTVFLEPLTEWSRDPTQLIKKTKRGLEEAQLETMRGPLEEISLPLFFGWFLLSSVQDKVRCTSMDFLKTLDTLEAFKKHLSDFTGKAEKEVDLEQYFQAKGTLHCTTKFCDYGKAPGAKEYAQNTAVKDYYGSAFELSLSALFVTPRTVGARVSLTEEQLLLWPADAIEEAGSASLPLGSRAHITLGCAENVEPVQTGLDLLEILTLQQDGQQGEPIEEMELGSLTYYGEGRWLLTLREPICTPARFSSFYGRKKVEPTKKEPEKKKKQKCTIL, from the exons ATGGACACTGAAATGAGTGGAGACGTTTTAACTGCGTCAGAAAGTTCAAAGCAAGAGGACACTGAAATGGAGAAAGAGATTGTGTCAAAGTTGGAGACCACAGAAGAATTCACAGAGCCTGAGAACCCTCCAGCTGCTGATGAAGTGACCGAGCAGCTGGCGGTGAATGGCCATGATAAAGAAGTCATAAACTTGACAGAAACAGAAGAGTTGATTGTGACAGAAAATGTTGCGCtgtctgaggaaaaaaaagaaatggcgACTGAGGACAGCATGCCCagagaaaaatctgaaatggaGTCCGTGGCCAATTTGGTCGCCCCACCAGACCCAGATGAGTCATCTGAAATAGTCTCTGAACCACATGTAGCTTTAGACGCAGAACCAGAAAACATCCAGCTCTTGCCAGAGAACGACCCAGAACCTGTGCCTGTGCCTGTGCAAACACCTCTGGCCGAGAGTGTCCCTGAACTAGAGCCAGAGAAATTGGCAGAATCAGTTTCACAAGCTGAACCACAAGAGCAAACATTATCTGAACCAACTGCGCTGCTGCTGCCACCAGTACATAAGCAGTCTCCTAGCAAAGAGGAGAACATGTCAGAACAAGTGGAAACTGAGACAGAATTGCAGATGACAACAACTAATGGGGAGGAAGAAGTTGCAGAAGAGGAGGTTGTGGAAAAAGATGTCGTAGCTGAGCCGACAAAGGAGGTGGCAGAAGAAAAAGTGGCGGAGACTGTGATGGTGGCAGAGGTTTCCCCAGAAAAGCCAACAGAAGCTGTGACACTGATGAAGGTAGCTGAGCCTACCAAGGTtgtggaagaagaaaaagcagccGAGAATGTGCTAGTGGCAGAGGTTCCCTCTGAAAAGCCAACAGAAGTGGTTCCATTGAAAGAAAAGTCATCAGCTGAAATAGGATCTGTGAAAACTTCAGAGGCTGAGAATGAAGTTAAACCGGAAAAAACTGCTGATACTCtaaaaggagctgcagcaccaGATGCAGCACCAGATGCAGCACCAGATGCAGCACCAGATGCAGcaccggcagcagcagcagcagcaggtgaaaCATCTGAGAAGAACGAGGCTGAGGTTCAAAAGGAAGAGGATGCAGTCCCTGTGTCTGGCTCCCTGTCCTTTGCCCTCCTGGAAAGACAGCAAACCAAAGACTCCATGCGAACCTCTCGTACACTTGTCGTCCTCAGAGGCCTTCCAGGAAGCGGTAAAAGCTTCCTGGCGCGTGCCATAGCCGACGCCTATGAAGACCACTGCACTCTGATCTGTGCTGATGACCATGGTATAAAGCCAGAGAATCCGGAATCTTCTGTGGATGGGTACAAGGCTCTGGATGAGGCTGTGGTGGCCTGCTGCAATGCAGGAACAACCTCCTCTGTGCTGATAGTGGTGGATGACACCAACCACACCCAGGATCGGCTGGCTCGCATGGGGGAAATTGCAGAGCAACACCACCTTGTCACTGTCTTTCTGGAGCCACTTACTGAATGGAGCAGAGATCCAACTCAGCTAATCAAGAAGACCAAGCGTGGACTGGAGGAGGCCCAACTGGAAACCATGAGAGGTCCACTAGAGGAAATatcccttcctctcttctttggCTGGTTTCTTCTCTCCTCCGTCCAGGACAAGGTCCGATGCACATCAATGGACTTCCTGAAGACGCTGGACACATTGGAGGCCTTCAAGAAACACCTGAGTGACT TTACTGGGAAAGCTGAGAAGGAGGTGGATTTGGAGCAGTACTTTCAGGCCAAAGGCACACTCCATTGCACTACGAAATTCTGTGACTACGGAAAAGCACCTGGTGCCAAAGAATATGCTCAGAATACA GCGGTCAAAGATTACTACGGTTCTGCATTCGAGCTGTCCCTGAGTGCCCTCTTTGTGACTCCTCGCACTGTTGGTGCCAGAGTGTCCCTCACCGAGGAGCAGCTTTTGCTGTGGCCAGCTGATGCCATAGAGGAGGCTGGGTCTGCCTCCCTGCCTCTGGGAAGCCGTGCACATATCACCCTGGGATGTGCCGAGAATGTTGAGCCAGTTCAAACGGGTCTGGATCTGCTTGAGATCCTGACCCTGCAGCAGGATGGCCAACAGGGGGAGCCCATCGAGGAGATGGAGCTTGGCTCGCTGACCTATTACGGCGAAGGAAGGTGGCTGCTCACCCTCAGAGAGCCTATCTGCACCCCAGCCCGCTTCTCCAGCTTCTACGGGCGCAAAAAGGTAGAGCCAACCAAAAAAgaaccagagaagaagaagaagcaaaagTGCACCATACTGTAA